The following coding sequences lie in one Myxococcales bacterium genomic window:
- a CDS encoding fatty acyl-AMP ligase: MSDSDPGLALLTSADPIRSPHETLIGALEAAVKSGAPFLTLHQGRQRHALSYADALAGAWRISATLRNRGLQRGDRVALLLPTSALFVQALLGSMLAGAIPVPLASPMTFGGVERYLKNLTVILNDAGAEWLITYPRIKEAVAGDTTLSSLLGNVLVEADIDGSAPIDPRGPSLSGSDTAFLQYTSGTTGKPKGVMISHRAAVSNTYAIATGMKQTDADVGVSWLPLFHDMGLIGALLRSICHPGPLHVMPPERFIVKPAGWLRLMSEVGGTLSPAPNFAYDLCTARAGELDGVRLDTWRVALNGSEPVHGPTLARFQEKFGPLGFDRGAMMPVYGMAEATLAVTFSSVGEGPRGLDVDRRELEESGRAVRSSEANARHAVSVGRPLAGTSISIVDASGKVVAPGVVGEVRVSGPSLMDGYFRNEQASSQVLSDGWLSTGDLGFVADGQLFIAGRAKEMVIKAGRNLYPYDVERIVGELAGVRLGGVAAFGRENESTGTDDLVVVAETSETDPSGREALTKAIRGEVLAVLGVGVDDVQLWSVGSVPRTSSGKIRRKECARLLTEAGPT; the protein is encoded by the coding sequence ATGTCCGACTCGGACCCCGGGCTGGCGCTGCTCACGAGCGCCGACCCCATTCGCTCTCCGCACGAGACTCTGATCGGCGCCCTCGAAGCCGCCGTGAAGAGCGGTGCACCCTTCCTGACCCTGCACCAGGGGCGGCAGCGTCACGCGCTCTCCTACGCGGACGCCCTCGCGGGTGCCTGGCGCATCAGCGCCACCCTACGCAACCGCGGCCTTCAGCGCGGTGACCGCGTTGCGTTGTTGTTACCGACCTCGGCGCTCTTCGTGCAAGCGCTGCTCGGCTCGATGCTGGCCGGCGCCATCCCGGTGCCGCTCGCGTCTCCCATGACCTTCGGTGGGGTCGAACGCTACCTGAAAAATCTCACCGTCATCTTGAACGACGCGGGAGCCGAGTGGCTGATCACCTATCCGCGCATCAAGGAGGCCGTGGCCGGTGACACGACCCTCTCGTCTCTGCTCGGGAACGTGCTGGTCGAAGCGGACATCGACGGCTCCGCTCCGATCGATCCACGCGGTCCCTCGCTCTCGGGCTCCGACACCGCCTTCTTGCAATACACCTCTGGGACCACCGGCAAACCCAAGGGCGTGATGATCTCTCATCGCGCGGCCGTGTCCAACACCTACGCCATCGCCACCGGCATGAAACAGACCGACGCCGATGTCGGCGTGAGCTGGCTGCCACTCTTTCACGACATGGGTTTGATCGGCGCGCTGCTGCGCTCCATCTGCCACCCCGGACCGCTGCACGTGATGCCACCCGAGCGTTTCATCGTGAAGCCTGCCGGATGGCTGCGCTTGATGAGTGAGGTCGGCGGAACGCTGTCTCCCGCACCCAACTTCGCTTACGACCTTTGCACCGCCCGTGCCGGCGAGCTCGACGGAGTGCGCCTCGACACCTGGCGCGTCGCGCTCAACGGCTCAGAGCCCGTTCATGGGCCGACCCTCGCGCGGTTTCAGGAGAAATTCGGGCCGCTCGGCTTCGATCGCGGGGCCATGATGCCGGTCTACGGCATGGCCGAGGCAACCCTCGCCGTGACGTTCTCGAGCGTGGGCGAGGGGCCGCGCGGGCTCGACGTGGACCGCCGGGAGCTCGAGGAGTCCGGACGCGCGGTGCGCTCGAGCGAAGCGAACGCTCGCCACGCAGTCTCGGTCGGCAGACCGCTGGCCGGCACTTCCATTTCGATTGTCGATGCCTCGGGCAAGGTCGTCGCACCCGGCGTGGTCGGTGAGGTGCGCGTCTCCGGTCCCTCGCTGATGGACGGCTACTTTCGCAACGAGCAAGCGAGCTCGCAGGTGCTCTCGGACGGTTGGCTCTCGACCGGCGATCTCGGCTTCGTCGCCGACGGCCAGCTGTTCATCGCCGGCCGCGCGAAAGAGATGGTGATCAAGGCGGGCAGGAACCTCTACCCGTACGACGTCGAGCGCATCGTCGGCGAGCTTGCGGGGGTGCGCCTGGGCGGTGTCGCCGCGTTCGGGCGAGAGAACGAGAGCACTGGCACCGATGACCTGGTCGTCGTCGCCGAGACCAGCGAGACGGACCCTTCCGGTCGCGAAGCGCTGACGAAGGCAATTCGCGGCGAGGTCCTGGCGGTGCTCGGCGTCGGTGTGGACGACGTGCAGCTGTGGAGCGTCGGCAGTGTGCCGCGCACGTCGAGCGGCAAGATCCGGCGCAAGGAGTGTGCGCGCCTGCTCACGGAAGCGGGTCCGACGTGA
- a CDS encoding beta-ketoacyl-ACP synthase II, producing the protein MPRVAVTGLGMVSPLGLDVETYWQALLAGRSGVDFITDFSTEKLRTDIAASVRGFDPTTVLDKREIDYTGRVVQFGLAASTEAIRQARLEDVDRTRVAVLVSSGQGAVEIFEEQVQRAATRGPRAVSPYFIPSSMPNALSALVATKFGFMGPSFNVASACATAAHSIALGALLIGSGDADVVVAGGGEAATCPSTIAGFGNARALAKAYEGDPKRASRPYDVDRGGFVIGEGAGALVLESEAHALARGARPLAWLAGWGMSSDAEHVTRPHPEGLGLRLAIDAALAKAGVGPADVGYINPHATSTPAGDVAEYQALRAAFGDALSAIPISATKSMIGHLLGGAAAAEAIVCVCSLRDQRLHPSINVDRLDPVFAIDLVREARAVDLSYALKTSAGFGGHNAALVFQRA; encoded by the coding sequence ATGCCGCGCGTCGCCGTCACGGGTCTCGGGATGGTGAGCCCCCTCGGGCTCGACGTCGAGACGTACTGGCAAGCACTGCTGGCGGGGCGCTCGGGTGTGGACTTCATCACCGACTTCTCGACCGAGAAGCTGCGCACGGACATTGCTGCCAGTGTGCGTGGTTTCGATCCAACGACGGTGCTCGACAAACGCGAGATCGACTACACCGGACGCGTCGTTCAGTTCGGGCTCGCCGCCTCGACCGAGGCCATCCGGCAGGCGCGGCTCGAGGACGTCGACCGGACGCGGGTTGCGGTGCTCGTGTCGTCGGGCCAAGGCGCCGTCGAGATCTTCGAAGAACAGGTGCAGCGCGCGGCGACGCGTGGACCGCGGGCGGTGTCGCCCTATTTCATTCCCTCGTCGATGCCGAACGCGCTGTCGGCGCTGGTGGCCACCAAGTTCGGCTTCATGGGACCGAGCTTCAACGTTGCCAGTGCATGCGCGACCGCCGCGCACTCCATCGCGCTCGGCGCGCTGCTGATCGGGAGTGGAGACGCCGACGTGGTGGTGGCGGGCGGCGGAGAGGCTGCGACTTGCCCGAGCACCATCGCGGGTTTTGGCAACGCGCGTGCGCTGGCCAAGGCGTACGAGGGGGATCCGAAGCGAGCCTCGCGACCGTACGATGTCGACCGAGGTGGTTTTGTGATTGGCGAGGGCGCGGGGGCGCTCGTGCTCGAGAGTGAAGCTCACGCGCTCGCCCGCGGCGCGCGCCCGCTCGCCTGGCTGGCCGGGTGGGGCATGTCGAGTGACGCGGAGCACGTCACGCGCCCGCACCCGGAGGGACTCGGGCTGCGGTTGGCGATCGATGCCGCGCTCGCCAAGGCCGGCGTCGGTCCGGCCGACGTCGGGTACATCAACCCGCACGCCACCTCGACGCCGGCGGGGGACGTCGCGGAGTACCAGGCGCTCCGGGCAGCCTTCGGGGACGCCCTCTCGGCGATCCCGATCTCCGCGACCAAGAGCATGATCGGGCACCTGCTCGGTGGCGCGGCCGCTGCCGAGGCGATTGTGTGTGTGTGTTCACTGCGCGATCAGCGGCTCCACCCGTCGATCAACGTGGACCGTCTCGATCCGGTGTTTGCCATCGATCTGGTGCGCGAGGCTCGCGCCGTCGACCTGAGCTATGCGCTGAAGACCAGCGCAGGCTTCGGCGGACACAACGCCGCGCTGGTATTTCAGCGCGCGTGA
- a CDS encoding NAD-dependent epimerase/dehydratase family protein encodes MKRALVIGGTGFIGVNLIDALLAEGVPVRVTTRPESATLLLRKRAVERAPASLEDGEALRRAMDGCDTVFLSGAYYPRYSLDLDAALAVGVAQIRNACEAALAVGVERFVYTSTIATLGPAPKDCRADEGDRLSSMPEGSVYRGVKWAMEQELDAAASRGLPSVTLLPGGCVGPNDVRVGTGAFIVGVVRGVLPWIVDGTVNMVDVADVARAHVRAASAEPGARFCVGGHDLRIRTLLERVANRYGGRVPTLELAADEARARAEADERAAAPKRERVPIPREMVDLITTGQPVSNARAERELGLRFTPLDDALDRAYAWFSRLKLVPPTEPRRQHEHA; translated from the coding sequence GTGAAACGCGCGCTCGTCATCGGCGGGACCGGGTTCATCGGGGTGAACTTGATCGACGCGCTGCTCGCCGAAGGTGTCCCGGTGCGGGTCACAACGAGGCCCGAGAGCGCGACGCTGTTGCTCAGGAAACGCGCCGTCGAACGTGCTCCCGCGTCGCTGGAGGACGGCGAGGCGCTCCGGCGCGCGATGGACGGCTGCGACACCGTGTTCTTGAGCGGCGCGTATTACCCACGCTACTCGCTGGACCTCGACGCCGCACTCGCCGTTGGAGTCGCTCAGATCAGAAACGCTTGCGAAGCTGCGCTAGCAGTCGGCGTGGAACGCTTCGTCTACACCTCCACCATCGCAACGCTGGGGCCCGCGCCAAAGGACTGCCGCGCGGACGAAGGGGATCGCCTGTCGTCGATGCCCGAGGGCAGCGTCTACCGCGGCGTGAAGTGGGCCATGGAGCAGGAGCTGGACGCGGCGGCCTCGCGTGGGCTGCCCAGCGTGACCCTCTTGCCCGGTGGCTGTGTGGGACCGAACGACGTACGCGTCGGCACCGGAGCGTTCATCGTCGGCGTCGTGCGCGGCGTCTTGCCGTGGATCGTCGACGGCACGGTGAACATGGTCGACGTCGCCGACGTCGCAAGAGCCCACGTGCGAGCCGCAAGCGCCGAGCCCGGAGCTCGCTTCTGCGTCGGAGGTCACGATCTGAGAATTCGCACGCTGCTCGAGCGTGTGGCCAACCGCTATGGAGGTCGAGTCCCCACTCTGGAGCTTGCCGCCGACGAGGCGCGCGCGCGGGCAGAGGCCGACGAGCGCGCCGCCGCGCCCAAGCGCGAGCGAGTGCCGATCCCCCGCGAGATGGTCGATCTGATCACGACGGGCCAACCCGTCTCGAACGCCCGCGCCGAGCGAGAGCTCGGTCTGCGATTCACCCCCTTGGACGACGCCTTGGACCGCGCCTACGCCTGGTTTTCGCGCCTGAAGCTCGTCCCCCCCACGGAACCACGGAGGCAGCATGAGCACGCATGA
- a CDS encoding acyl carrier protein, translated as MSTHENPHRDRVVAMVAKILKLDSSKISGKDRLREDLGMDSLASLELLSCISDELDVDIELDEAMELVTIDDACAFVARVTSEQRGESATS; from the coding sequence ATGAGCACGCATGAAAACCCCCATCGCGATCGCGTGGTCGCGATGGTCGCCAAGATCTTGAAGCTCGACTCGAGCAAGATCAGCGGCAAAGACCGCTTGCGCGAGGATCTCGGCATGGACTCCCTCGCGAGCCTCGAGCTGCTCTCGTGCATCAGCGACGAGCTCGACGTCGACATCGAGCTCGACGAAGCCATGGAGCTCGTGACGATCGACGATGCGTGTGCCTTCGTGGCGCGTGTCACCTCGGAGCAGCGTGGCGAGAGCGCTACCTCGTAG
- a CDS encoding ferritin family protein, with amino-acid sequence MSTRLDYATLSLMDALDLATLIELEAYRRYKMFAAQLGQGGTNNPASVFASMAENEAKHGQQLAERRKALFGVTPARVTLDDLFDVEAPDMGAPRSTMSTLQAFQVALSSEQKAYDFYDQALEHISDAEIRALFTELRDEETEHVRMVQEAIAKLPPSASVELELDLDDSPSL; translated from the coding sequence ATGTCCACACGTCTCGACTACGCCACCCTCAGCCTGATGGACGCTCTCGATCTCGCAACCCTCATCGAGCTCGAGGCCTACCGGCGCTACAAGATGTTCGCCGCGCAGCTCGGCCAGGGTGGCACGAACAACCCGGCCTCGGTCTTTGCATCGATGGCCGAGAACGAGGCCAAACACGGTCAGCAGCTCGCCGAGCGGCGCAAGGCTCTGTTCGGGGTCACCCCTGCGCGGGTCACGCTGGACGATCTGTTCGACGTCGAGGCACCAGACATGGGTGCCCCTCGCTCCACGATGTCCACACTGCAGGCCTTCCAGGTCGCGCTGTCCTCGGAACAGAAGGCCTACGACTTCTACGACCAGGCCCTCGAGCACATCAGCGACGCCGAGATCCGCGCGCTGTTCACCGAGCTGCGGGACGAGGAGACCGAGCACGTTCGCATGGTACAAGAGGCCATCGCAAAGCTGCCCCCGAGCGCGAGCGTGGAGCTCGAGCTGGACCTGGACGACTCGCCCTCGCTGTAG